A genomic segment from Actinoplanes sichuanensis encodes:
- a CDS encoding SDR family NAD(P)-dependent oxidoreductase gives MAVDFRNQTTLITGASSGLGALFARRLAARGSNLVLVARRTDRLDALAAELPGVSVTTIGLDLAQPGAGTKLAAAVAERGITVTSLINNAGFGTHGLFHEADPQRITDEITLNVTTLTEVTRAFIEPLRAHGGGVLVNVASIAGYQPSPTLAVYAATKAFVLNFTEALWAESRGTGLTVMALSPGATETEFFDVAGQGADGGTARMRPDTVVDLAIRALDRRNTPPSLITGARNRIMMGASRLAGRRITLAALGAMMRQTERR, from the coding sequence ATGGCCGTCGACTTTCGTAACCAGACCACCCTGATCACCGGCGCGAGTTCCGGGCTCGGCGCGCTCTTCGCCCGCCGCCTGGCCGCCCGCGGCTCGAACCTGGTGCTCGTGGCCAGGCGCACCGACCGGCTGGACGCGCTGGCCGCCGAGCTGCCCGGCGTGAGCGTCACGACGATCGGCCTGGACCTGGCCCAGCCGGGTGCGGGCACGAAACTCGCCGCCGCGGTGGCCGAGCGAGGCATCACCGTGACCAGCCTGATCAACAACGCCGGGTTCGGCACGCACGGGCTGTTCCACGAGGCCGACCCGCAGCGGATCACCGACGAGATCACTCTCAACGTGACCACGTTGACCGAGGTCACCAGGGCGTTCATCGAGCCGCTCCGGGCACACGGCGGCGGCGTGCTGGTCAACGTGGCGAGCATCGCCGGCTACCAGCCGAGCCCGACACTGGCGGTCTACGCGGCGACGAAGGCGTTCGTCCTCAACTTCACCGAGGCGCTCTGGGCCGAGTCGCGCGGCACCGGGCTCACGGTGATGGCACTGTCGCCGGGCGCCACCGAGACCGAGTTCTTCGACGTGGCCGGCCAGGGCGCCGACGGCGGGACGGCCCGGATGCGCCCGGACACCGTCGTCGACCTGGCCATCCGGGCCCTGGACCGGCGGAACACGCCGCCCAGCCTGATCACCGGCGCCCGAAACCGGATCATGATGGGCGCCAGCCGGCTGGCCGGGCGGCGGATCACCCTGGCCGCGCTCGGCGCGATGATGCGTCAGACCGAGCGGCGATAG
- a CDS encoding NADP-dependent oxidoreductase — protein MRAAVFDEYGPPAVLRIAELPDPVPGPGEVLVRVRAAGVQPFDVAVRRGTMPWVQARFPQQIGQEYAGVVEAVGEGVDTLTPGDEVLGSTMLNGVAELLTVPAGNVVGKPDGLDFPTAAGLVAAAQTASGALLELGVTAGDVLLVHAGAGSVGTVAIQLARLAGATVIGTASVGNHDHLRRLGAVGVPYGSELIEAVTESGLKPTVALDAAGGEAIAQSIALGVAPERVGTIVDDKAAAEHGAAVVRAGRSPERLASVIALAAAGQVVMPVRVYPFEEIVAAHAAVESRHGRGKVVVTVTD, from the coding sequence ATGAGAGCTGCTGTCTTCGATGAGTACGGGCCGCCAGCGGTGCTCCGGATCGCGGAGCTGCCGGATCCGGTGCCGGGGCCGGGCGAGGTGCTGGTCCGGGTGCGGGCGGCCGGTGTCCAGCCGTTCGACGTGGCCGTGCGGCGCGGAACGATGCCGTGGGTGCAGGCGAGATTCCCACAACAGATCGGGCAGGAGTACGCCGGAGTGGTCGAGGCCGTGGGCGAGGGCGTCGACACTTTGACTCCCGGCGACGAGGTGCTCGGTTCGACGATGTTGAACGGCGTGGCCGAGCTGCTGACGGTCCCGGCCGGGAACGTGGTCGGCAAGCCGGACGGCCTCGACTTCCCGACCGCGGCGGGCCTGGTCGCGGCCGCCCAGACGGCGAGTGGCGCCCTGCTCGAACTGGGCGTGACCGCCGGTGACGTGCTGCTGGTGCACGCCGGGGCGGGCAGTGTGGGTACCGTCGCGATCCAGCTGGCGAGGCTCGCGGGCGCGACCGTGATCGGCACGGCGAGCGTGGGCAATCACGACCACCTCCGGCGACTGGGGGCGGTCGGTGTCCCGTACGGCAGCGAATTGATCGAAGCGGTGACCGAAAGCGGTCTGAAGCCGACGGTCGCTCTCGATGCCGCCGGAGGCGAGGCGATCGCGCAGTCGATCGCTCTGGGGGTCGCGCCGGAGCGGGTCGGCACGATCGTCGACGACAAGGCCGCAGCCGAGCACGGCGCCGCGGTGGTTCGGGCCGGCCGTTCACCGGAGCGGCTGGCCAGTGTGATCGCGCTGGCCGCGGCCGGGCAGGTGGTGATGCCGGTGCGCGTCTACCCGTTCGAGGAGATCGTGGCGGCGCACGCGGCCGTCGAGTCCCGGCACGGCCGCGGCAAGGTGGTCGTGACGGTCACCGATTGA
- a CDS encoding NmrA family NAD(P)-binding protein, translated as MILVTGAGGKTGRRVIDRLTDAGHDYRAVGRGSVPPFVWERPDTWTAVLAGVRAAYIVHPELAATGAPAVIEEFVAAATAAGVQRLVLLSGRGETNAELSEKAVQNSGLAHTVVRAGWFAQNFTEGLLHPGAGGGVFALPAGTVREPVVDAEDIADVVTAALTDSRHDGRLYDVTGARLFTFDEMAEEIGRAAGRPVRYAPVGLEDFRELLIPHVGPDQAEMFVQLCAEVFDGRNEKPGEGIQEALGREPRDFTAFCRTAAATGVWSW; from the coding sequence ATGATTCTTGTGACTGGGGCCGGCGGCAAGACCGGGCGTCGGGTCATCGATCGGCTCACCGACGCCGGTCATGACTACCGGGCCGTCGGGCGCGGCAGTGTGCCGCCGTTCGTCTGGGAACGGCCGGACACCTGGACCGCCGTGCTGGCCGGGGTGCGTGCGGCGTACATCGTGCATCCGGAACTCGCCGCGACCGGAGCGCCCGCGGTGATCGAGGAATTCGTCGCGGCCGCGACAGCCGCCGGGGTGCAGCGGCTGGTCCTGCTCTCCGGCCGCGGCGAGACGAACGCCGAACTCTCCGAAAAGGCCGTGCAGAACTCCGGGCTCGCGCACACCGTGGTGCGGGCCGGCTGGTTCGCGCAGAACTTCACCGAGGGGCTGCTCCATCCGGGTGCGGGTGGCGGGGTGTTCGCGCTGCCGGCCGGGACGGTCCGTGAACCGGTCGTCGACGCGGAGGACATCGCCGATGTCGTCACCGCGGCGCTCACCGATTCCCGGCACGACGGGCGGCTCTACGACGTGACGGGTGCGCGGCTGTTCACCTTCGACGAGATGGCCGAGGAGATCGGCCGCGCTGCCGGGCGGCCGGTCCGGTACGCGCCGGTGGGGCTCGAAGACTTCCGGGAACTGCTGATCCCGCACGTCGGCCCGGACCAGGCGGAGATGTTCGTCCAGTTGTGCGCCGAGGTCTTCGACGGCCGCAACGAGAAGCCCGGCGAGGGAATCCAGGAGGCGCTGGGCCGGGAGCCTCGGGACTTCACCGCCTTCTGCCGGACCGCTGCCGCGACCGGGGTGTGGTCCTGGTGA
- a CDS encoding TetR family transcriptional regulator, with the protein MSSLWSRTRNAVYGEITRTAMELFLTRGFDATTIDDIAAAAGISRRSFFRYFGTKEDVVLGDLIASGDLIRQALEARPADEDAWTALCNALHTVKDTAYDSETMLKIFRMVHETPSLRARSIEKHLQWQALLTPEVRRRLGADPANPLDVRADALVATVITCLDVAGEAWTRADGKVPLESLFDAAAAAVRP; encoded by the coding sequence ATGTCGTCGCTCTGGTCCCGGACCCGCAACGCCGTCTACGGCGAGATCACCAGGACCGCGATGGAGCTCTTCCTCACCCGCGGCTTCGACGCCACCACGATCGACGACATCGCCGCCGCGGCCGGCATCTCCCGGCGTTCGTTCTTCCGTTATTTCGGCACCAAGGAGGACGTGGTCCTCGGCGATCTCATCGCCAGTGGTGATCTGATCCGGCAGGCCCTGGAGGCCCGGCCAGCCGACGAGGACGCGTGGACCGCGCTCTGCAACGCGCTGCACACCGTCAAGGACACCGCCTACGACTCCGAGACGATGCTGAAGATCTTCCGGATGGTCCACGAGACACCCTCGCTGCGTGCCCGCAGCATCGAGAAACACCTGCAATGGCAGGCGCTGCTCACCCCGGAGGTCCGGCGGCGGCTCGGCGCCGATCCCGCAAACCCCTTGGATGTACGGGCGGACGCGCTCGTGGCCACCGTCATCACCTGTCTGGACGTGGCCGGCGAGGCCTGGACCCGGGCCGACGGCAAGGTTCCCCTGGAGTCCCTGTTCGACGCCGCGGCCGCCGCGGTCCGCCCCTAG
- a CDS encoding alpha-glucosidase, which yields MTDSWWKKSVVYQIYPRSFADSGGDGMGDLRGIINHLDHLAELGVDVLWLSPVYPSPQDDNGYDISDYQDIEPLFGDLATFDELLAGAHDRGMKIIMDLVVNHSSDEHQWFRESRSAKDHPKRDWYWWRPARPGMEPGTPGAEPTNWGSVFGGSSWEFDETTGEYYLHLFSRKQPDLNWENPEVRQAVYAMMRWWLDRGVDGFRMDVINMISKDLALPDGRLNAGSAYADGSAAFIGGPRLHEFLQEMYREVFEGRAGLLTVGEMPGVTVDEAILHTDPDRHEVDMVFQFDHVWVDRGPDPWRLVPLQLTQLKAILGRWQAGLAEAGWNSLYWNNHDQPRVVSRYGDDGPAHRVASAKMLGTVLHLHRGTPYVYQGEELGMTNYPFGAISEFRDIEALGQYRQAVELEGRTAEEVLTVLRARGRDNARTPMQWDDSPNGGFSTGTPWLPVNPNYREVNAKAQRADPDSVFHHYRRLIELRKTEPAVAHGDFTMLLPQDERLYAFTRRLGSTELLVIGNFSGVEAPAGIDGWDGAELLINNLEEPPKDLTLAPWQAVVYRRSV from the coding sequence ATGACGGATTCGTGGTGGAAGAAGTCGGTCGTCTACCAGATCTATCCGCGCAGTTTCGCGGACTCCGGCGGCGACGGCATGGGCGACCTGCGCGGGATCATCAACCACCTCGACCACCTGGCCGAGCTGGGTGTGGACGTGCTCTGGCTGTCCCCGGTCTACCCGTCCCCGCAGGACGACAACGGCTACGACATCAGCGACTATCAGGACATCGAGCCGCTCTTCGGTGACCTGGCGACCTTCGACGAGCTGCTGGCCGGAGCCCATGACCGGGGCATGAAGATCATCATGGACCTGGTGGTGAACCACAGCTCCGACGAGCACCAGTGGTTCCGGGAGAGCCGGTCGGCCAAGGATCACCCGAAACGGGACTGGTACTGGTGGCGGCCGGCGCGGCCGGGCATGGAACCCGGCACACCCGGCGCCGAGCCGACCAACTGGGGTTCGGTCTTCGGCGGCTCGTCCTGGGAGTTCGACGAGACCACCGGCGAGTACTACCTGCATCTGTTCTCCCGCAAGCAGCCCGACCTCAACTGGGAGAACCCGGAGGTCAGGCAGGCCGTCTACGCGATGATGCGCTGGTGGCTGGACCGGGGTGTGGACGGCTTCCGGATGGACGTCATCAACATGATCTCCAAGGACCTGGCCCTGCCGGACGGGCGGCTGAACGCCGGATCCGCCTACGCCGACGGTTCCGCCGCTTTCATCGGCGGCCCCCGCCTGCACGAGTTCCTGCAGGAGATGTACCGGGAGGTCTTCGAGGGGCGTGCGGGCCTGCTGACCGTCGGCGAGATGCCCGGCGTCACGGTCGACGAGGCGATCCTGCACACCGATCCGGATCGGCACGAGGTCGACATGGTCTTCCAGTTCGACCACGTGTGGGTGGACCGTGGACCCGACCCCTGGCGGCTCGTGCCGCTTCAGCTCACCCAACTCAAGGCGATCCTCGGGCGCTGGCAGGCCGGGCTGGCCGAAGCCGGTTGGAACAGCCTCTACTGGAACAACCACGACCAGCCGCGGGTCGTCTCCCGGTACGGCGACGACGGTCCCGCCCACCGGGTCGCCTCGGCGAAGATGCTCGGCACCGTTCTGCACCTGCACCGCGGAACGCCCTACGTCTACCAGGGCGAAGAGCTGGGCATGACGAACTACCCGTTCGGCGCGATCAGCGAGTTCCGCGACATCGAGGCGCTCGGTCAGTACCGGCAGGCGGTCGAGCTCGAAGGCCGTACCGCCGAAGAGGTCTTGACGGTCTTGCGGGCCCGCGGCCGGGACAACGCCCGCACGCCGATGCAATGGGACGACTCGCCGAACGGCGGATTCTCCACCGGGACGCCCTGGCTGCCGGTCAATCCGAACTATCGGGAGGTCAACGCGAAGGCGCAGCGCGCCGATCCGGATTCGGTCTTCCACCACTACCGGCGGCTCATCGAGTTGCGGAAGACCGAACCGGCGGTCGCCCACGGCGACTTCACCATGCTGCTGCCGCAGGACGAGCGGCTGTACGCCTTCACCCGCCGCCTCGGGAGCACCGAACTGCTGGTGATCGGCAACTTCTCCGGTGTCGAGGCGCCGGCCGGGATCGACGGCTGGGACGGCGCCGAGCTGCTGATCAACAATCTGGAGGAGCCGCCCAAGGACCTGACGCTGGCTCCCTGGCAGGCCGTGGTCTATCGCCGCTCGGTCTGA
- a CDS encoding TspO/MBR family protein: MTSHVMRGHRVSAWWGLAGFGVAVAVAALLGGLGVAGTADEYQGLDQPAWAPPSAVFGPVWTVLYVMIAVSGWLVWRRTGWSTALNWYAAQLVLNGIWTPIFFGFGQYGLALADIVVLWVLIGVTVWKFRPISRAAAGLLLPYWAWVTFATALNTAIWLMNK, from the coding sequence ATGACGAGTCATGTGATGCGTGGTCATCGGGTTTCGGCCTGGTGGGGGCTGGCCGGGTTCGGGGTGGCGGTGGCTGTCGCCGCTCTGCTCGGTGGGCTCGGGGTGGCCGGGACCGCCGACGAGTACCAGGGGCTGGACCAGCCCGCGTGGGCACCGCCGTCGGCGGTGTTCGGGCCGGTCTGGACCGTGCTCTACGTGATGATCGCGGTCAGCGGCTGGCTGGTCTGGCGGCGTACCGGATGGTCGACGGCGCTCAACTGGTATGCCGCGCAACTGGTGCTCAACGGGATCTGGACGCCGATCTTCTTCGGCTTCGGGCAATACGGGCTCGCGCTGGCCGACATCGTGGTTCTCTGGGTGTTGATCGGTGTCACGGTGTGGAAGTTCCGGCCGATCTCCCGGGCCGCGGCCGGTCTGCTGCTGCCGTATTGGGCGTGGGTCACGTTCGCGACCGCCCTGAACACCGCGATCTGGCTGATGAACAAATAA
- a CDS encoding glycosyltransferase family 4 protein, whose amino-acid sequence MKIALLGPIAWRTPPVHYGPWELITSLLAEGLVERGIDVTLFATLDSVTKATLDGVVPAGYEESDEIDGRVWEAIHVSHALDRSGEFDLIHNHLDWLPLAFSAHCRTTMLTTVHGFSGRNILPAYRRARSHFVSISDSDRSPDLDYLATVHHGVDLAGLPFHADGGEDLILFGRIHPDKGTDIAIEIARRARRRLVMCGIVQDRDYFAEHVEPLIDGDRVVYLGSVGPDERGAILGSGVALLHPIRFAEPFGLSVVESMACGTPVIAYRKGSMPEVVDEGVTGRLVDSVDQAVAAVQGIAEINRAACSARARERFSAERMVDEYLAIYRKIIS is encoded by the coding sequence ATGAAGATCGCACTACTGGGCCCCATCGCGTGGCGTACGCCGCCGGTGCACTACGGCCCCTGGGAGCTGATCACCAGCCTGCTCGCCGAAGGGCTTGTCGAGCGCGGGATCGACGTGACGCTCTTCGCGACCCTCGACTCGGTCACCAAGGCGACGCTCGACGGCGTGGTCCCGGCCGGATACGAGGAGAGCGACGAGATCGACGGCCGGGTCTGGGAGGCCATCCACGTCAGCCACGCGTTGGACCGGTCGGGCGAGTTCGACCTGATCCACAATCACCTGGACTGGCTGCCGCTGGCCTTCTCGGCGCACTGCCGCACGACGATGCTGACCACCGTGCACGGTTTCTCCGGACGCAACATCCTTCCGGCGTACCGGCGGGCGCGGTCGCACTTCGTGTCGATCTCGGACAGCGACCGGTCCCCCGACCTCGACTATCTGGCCACCGTGCACCACGGGGTGGATCTGGCAGGCCTGCCGTTCCACGCCGACGGCGGCGAGGATCTGATCCTGTTCGGCCGAATCCACCCGGACAAGGGCACCGACATCGCGATCGAGATCGCGCGCCGGGCCCGCCGACGGCTGGTGATGTGCGGGATCGTGCAGGACCGGGACTATTTCGCCGAACATGTGGAACCCCTGATCGACGGCGACCGGGTCGTCTATCTCGGTTCGGTCGGACCGGACGAACGGGGCGCCATTCTCGGATCGGGGGTGGCGCTGTTGCATCCGATCCGGTTCGCCGAGCCGTTCGGGCTCTCCGTGGTGGAGTCGATGGCCTGCGGGACGCCTGTCATCGCGTACCGGAAAGGGTCAATGCCCGAGGTTGTCGACGAAGGTGTCACCGGCCGCCTGGTCGACTCGGTCGACCAGGCGGTTGCCGCAGTGCAAGGGATCGCGGAGATCAACCGGGCCGCCTGCTCAGCGCGTGCCCGGGAACGCTTCTCGGCGGAACGGATGGTCGACGAGTACCTGGCGATTTACCGAAAAATCATCAGTTGA
- a CDS encoding AraC family transcriptional regulator, which produces MTDPLGEALHQLRLSGTLYCRTDLTAPWGIAVPELAGRLALVVVTAGSCRLEIDGSEPLHLAAGSLTLLPHGTPHVFRSGPDVPADPLFELPVEMLSDCYELLRHGGGGELTQVTYGVLRFDNAAGDRLARQLPPVLHMDGWDADDAGWLHSTLRLIAREAQELRPGGETVLTRLADVLVIQAIRAWLAGAPEARQGWLAALRDDHVGRALAAIHRSPGRDWSLISLAREAGMSRSAFAERFTALVGESAMRYLADWRMQSARTHLHATTEPLSAVAHRFGYQSEAAFGRAFKRTFGVSPGSLRT; this is translated from the coding sequence ATGACCGATCCACTCGGCGAAGCACTGCACCAACTCAGGCTCAGCGGCACCCTGTACTGCCGTACCGACCTCACCGCGCCCTGGGGAATCGCCGTTCCCGAACTGGCCGGCCGCCTCGCCCTGGTCGTGGTGACCGCCGGTTCCTGCCGCCTGGAGATCGACGGGAGCGAACCGCTGCATCTGGCCGCGGGCAGCCTCACCCTGCTGCCGCACGGCACCCCGCACGTGTTCCGCAGTGGGCCGGACGTGCCCGCCGATCCGTTGTTCGAGCTGCCCGTCGAGATGCTCAGCGACTGCTATGAGCTGTTGCGACACGGTGGCGGCGGTGAGCTGACCCAGGTCACCTACGGGGTGCTGCGGTTCGACAACGCGGCCGGTGACCGGTTGGCCCGGCAGCTGCCGCCGGTTCTGCACATGGACGGGTGGGACGCCGACGACGCCGGCTGGCTGCACAGCACGCTGCGCCTGATCGCCCGGGAGGCCCAGGAGTTGCGGCCCGGCGGCGAGACGGTCCTGACCCGACTCGCCGACGTGCTGGTGATCCAGGCGATCCGGGCCTGGCTGGCCGGTGCGCCGGAGGCCCGGCAGGGCTGGCTGGCGGCGCTACGGGACGACCACGTCGGTCGGGCACTGGCCGCCATCCACCGGTCCCCGGGGCGGGACTGGAGCCTGATCTCACTCGCCCGCGAGGCCGGCATGTCCCGTTCCGCGTTCGCCGAACGCTTCACGGCGCTCGTCGGCGAATCCGCCATGCGCTACCTCGCCGACTGGCGGATGCAGTCCGCCCGCACCCACCTGCACGCGACCACCGAGCCGCTCTCGGCGGTGGCGCACCGTTTCGGCTACCAGTCCGAGGCCGCCTTCGGTCGCGCTTTCAAACGAACCTTCGGCGTCTCCCCCGGAAGCCTCCGAACCTAG
- a CDS encoding peptidoglycan recognition protein family protein → MRRSRPTARLVALLPALTVVIAGSGAAMRSPVTATRTAGPDPVLQTFGLAESGMRLTGGHTIAARSAVAPAAPRTAELARRTTAPFSLVGVTWADPDSMPKGTIEVRTRRLGTGTWSTWRLLETDNPDASAGGPGVRGSSDPLWVGPSDGVQARMTAIGDTAMPAGLRVDLINPDAPETDAPPAMTPVARQEPSGSADRPAGKTAEVPVVLPVRPVPRLVTRSGWAADESIVKEPPEYTGAVHIVFVHHTATGNGYDCTESASIVRGIERFHVKSKGWNDIGYNFLVDKCGRIFEGRGGGVHRSVLGAHTLGFNANASAVAVIGDYRSTAIPTAARASVAQLAAYKLGAWSNPPLGRVGLVSGGSDRFPAGRTALLNRISGHRDTGRTECPGNALYAQLPAIRAAAGAAPAGLRFRKVNGATAYGGKFYTKGPAGPAWDLTTPTRMMDRFEVWVDGRLSAAAPSGHRQVAAPMEPGEHKVTVKAVHLSGKVATTSAEVIVDPVAPQFGQPPLVALREGVIGASAPVRVGWAATDTSGLKSVRVTGADTTNLSGGTRQHTATARLGEPSTWAVTATDRAGNSSSDSVTRTPVLLTEAEATRTGTWRTVRDQGFLGGEAVAGSAAGASLSWTFTGSSASVVASRTDASGRVRIYVDEEFAGVVDLRSANAGNGRAVWTRSWRGSGTHTVRVQAEGTSGRPSVVLDGLVYLR, encoded by the coding sequence ATGCGCCGCTCACGGCCCACCGCACGTCTTGTCGCCCTGCTTCCGGCGCTCACCGTCGTGATCGCCGGATCCGGTGCCGCCATGCGGTCACCCGTCACCGCCACCCGAACCGCGGGGCCCGATCCGGTCCTGCAGACCTTCGGTCTGGCGGAGTCCGGCATGCGCCTGACCGGGGGACACACCATCGCGGCCAGGTCGGCGGTGGCCCCGGCGGCGCCGCGCACCGCCGAACTCGCCCGGCGGACCACCGCGCCGTTCAGCCTGGTCGGCGTCACCTGGGCGGATCCGGATTCGATGCCGAAGGGAACCATCGAGGTACGGACGAGGCGTCTCGGCACCGGCACCTGGTCCACCTGGCGGCTCCTGGAGACCGACAACCCGGACGCCTCAGCGGGTGGACCGGGGGTACGCGGCAGCAGCGACCCGCTCTGGGTGGGCCCGTCCGACGGCGTCCAGGCCCGGATGACCGCCATCGGCGACACCGCGATGCCGGCCGGACTCCGGGTCGACCTGATCAACCCGGACGCCCCCGAGACCGACGCGCCCCCGGCGATGACCCCGGTCGCCCGTCAGGAACCGTCGGGGAGCGCGGACCGACCGGCCGGAAAGACGGCCGAGGTCCCGGTGGTTCTCCCGGTCCGCCCGGTTCCCCGGCTGGTGACCCGATCCGGCTGGGCCGCCGACGAGTCGATCGTGAAGGAGCCACCGGAGTACACGGGCGCGGTGCACATCGTTTTCGTGCACCACACGGCGACCGGTAACGGCTACGACTGCACCGAATCGGCGAGCATCGTCCGGGGCATCGAACGGTTCCACGTGAAGAGCAAGGGCTGGAACGACATCGGCTACAACTTCCTGGTCGACAAGTGCGGACGGATCTTCGAGGGTCGCGGCGGCGGGGTGCACCGGTCCGTCCTGGGCGCGCACACCCTCGGTTTCAACGCGAACGCCAGCGCCGTCGCGGTGATCGGCGACTACCGGTCGACGGCGATCCCGACGGCGGCCCGCGCGTCGGTGGCGCAGCTGGCCGCGTACAAACTGGGCGCCTGGAGCAATCCGCCCCTGGGCCGGGTCGGCCTGGTCTCCGGCGGCAGTGACAGGTTTCCGGCCGGCCGCACCGCGCTGCTGAACCGGATCTCCGGCCACCGTGATACCGGGCGCACCGAGTGCCCCGGAAACGCGCTGTACGCGCAACTCCCGGCGATCCGGGCGGCGGCCGGCGCGGCACCGGCCGGGTTGCGATTCCGCAAGGTCAACGGCGCGACGGCGTACGGCGGGAAGTTCTACACGAAGGGCCCGGCCGGACCGGCGTGGGACCTGACCACGCCGACCCGGATGATGGACCGCTTCGAGGTGTGGGTCGACGGCCGGTTGTCGGCGGCGGCGCCGAGCGGGCACCGGCAGGTCGCGGCGCCGATGGAGCCGGGTGAGCACAAGGTCACCGTGAAGGCCGTGCACCTGTCCGGCAAGGTGGCCACCACGAGCGCCGAGGTGATCGTCGACCCGGTGGCCCCACAGTTCGGCCAGCCGCCGCTGGTGGCACTGCGGGAGGGCGTGATCGGTGCGTCGGCCCCGGTGCGGGTCGGCTGGGCGGCCACCGACACCTCTGGCCTCAAGTCGGTACGGGTCACCGGCGCGGACACCACCAACCTGTCCGGCGGCACCCGGCAGCACACCGCCACGGCCCGACTCGGCGAGCCGTCGACCTGGGCGGTCACGGCCACCGACCGCGCCGGAAACTCGTCGAGCGATTCGGTCACCCGTACCCCCGTGCTGTTGACCGAGGCCGAGGCGACCCGGACCGGGACCTGGCGGACGGTGCGGGACCAGGGATTCCTCGGCGGCGAAGCCGTCGCCGGATCGGCCGCCGGAGCGTCGCTGAGCTGGACTTTCACCGGAAGTTCGGCGTCCGTCGTGGCGAGCCGGACGGACGCCTCCGGGCGGGTGCGGATCTATGTCGACGAGGAGTTCGCGGGCGTCGTGGATCTGCGCTCGGCGAACGCGGGGAACGGGCGCGCGGTGTGGACACGATCGTGGCGCGGCAGTGGCACGCACACCGTGCGGGTGCAGGCCGAAGGCACCTCGGGTCGACCGTCGGTGGTGCTGGACGGGCTGGTCTACCTGCGCTGA
- a CDS encoding DUF4345 domain-containing protein has translation MTTLPQRIVLAVSGLVIVLIGAAGLFTPVWFREVNGIRMGPDVALLSETRAAGALLLAAGVTVLLGAFVPRLARTAAAVGAVGYLVTALARLVSLAADGSPGGGLLFAAVVELALGLACAALLRTPRRAAMA, from the coding sequence GTGACGACCCTGCCGCAGCGGATCGTTCTGGCGGTCTCCGGACTGGTCATCGTCCTGATCGGTGCGGCCGGTCTGTTCACGCCGGTGTGGTTCCGGGAGGTCAACGGCATCCGGATGGGGCCGGACGTCGCCCTGCTCAGCGAGACCCGGGCGGCCGGCGCACTTCTGCTCGCCGCCGGAGTGACCGTGCTGCTCGGCGCCTTCGTGCCCCGGCTCGCGCGGACGGCGGCCGCCGTCGGTGCGGTCGGCTACCTGGTGACCGCGCTGGCCCGGCTGGTGAGCCTGGCGGCGGACGGTTCACCGGGCGGCGGCCTGCTGTTCGCCGCCGTGGTCGAGCTGGCCCTCGGCCTGGCCTGCGCCGCGCTGCTCCGGACACCCCGACGGGCCGCCATGGCCTGA